In Gemmobacter sp. 24YEA27, a genomic segment contains:
- a CDS encoding ABC transporter ATP-binding protein — MTQAAEIGASGIGKMFGRFTALKDISMTVGRGEFVTLLGPSGSGKTTFLMILSGFEAPTSGQLTLDGREMTETPPEARGFGMVFQGYALFPHMTVEENIAFPLKVQGRSAADISRRVKDMVEMVGLGGHGHKRPAGLSGGQQQRVALARALAYSPPVLLLDEPFSALDKNLRGQMQDEMRRIHQETGTTFVFVTHDQEEALALSSRIAIFEKGQLQQIAPPREVYERPSNRFVAEFLGDINILPVTASQIEGRAIHLPDGTGDNLAIRPENMGLSLTEPTCGNALPVELRDLTYLGAETRLALATKGGVPVTLHMPTAKLPEGLAPGAAVWTSWEASRGFML; from the coding sequence GTGACGCAGGCAGCAGAAATCGGAGCATCAGGGATCGGCAAGATGTTCGGGCGCTTCACCGCGCTGAAGGACATTTCCATGACCGTCGGGCGCGGCGAGTTTGTGACGCTTCTCGGGCCTTCGGGATCGGGGAAAACCACGTTCCTGATGATCCTTTCAGGTTTCGAGGCCCCCACTTCGGGGCAGCTGACACTGGACGGGCGCGAGATGACCGAAACGCCGCCCGAAGCGCGCGGTTTTGGCATGGTGTTTCAGGGCTATGCGCTGTTCCCGCATATGACGGTCGAGGAAAACATCGCCTTTCCGCTGAAGGTGCAGGGGCGTTCGGCGGCGGATATTTCCAGACGTGTCAAAGACATGGTCGAGATGGTCGGCCTTGGCGGCCATGGCCATAAGCGGCCTGCGGGCCTGTCGGGAGGGCAGCAGCAGCGGGTCGCTCTGGCCCGCGCGCTGGCCTATTCACCGCCGGTTCTGCTGCTGGACGAGCCGTTTTCGGCGTTGGACAAAAACCTGCGCGGGCAGATGCAGGATGAGATGCGCCGGATCCACCAGGAAACCGGCACCACCTTTGTTTTCGTGACCCATGACCAGGAAGAAGCCCTGGCTCTGTCCTCCAGGATTGCGATTTTCGAGAAAGGTCAGTTGCAGCAGATCGCGCCGCCGCGCGAGGTCTATGAACGGCCCTCGAATCGGTTCGTTGCGGAATTCCTGGGCGATATCAATATTCTGCCGGTGACAGCCTCGCAGATCGAAGGCCGCGCCATTCACCTGCCGGATGGGACGGGCGACAACCTGGCGATCAGGCCGGAGAATATGGGCCTCTCGCTGACCGAGCCCACCTGCGGCAATGCGCTGCCGGTCGAATTGCGCGACCTGACCTATCTTGGCGCCGAGACCCGCCTTGCGCTGGCCACCAAGGGCGGCGTGCCGGTTACCCTCCATATGCCGACTGCGAAACTCCCGGAGGGTCTTGCCCCGGGTGCTGCGGTCTGGACCAGCTGGGAGGCGAGCCGCGGTTTCATGCTTTAA
- a CDS encoding aspartate carbamoyltransferase catalytic subunit: MAFHARHLLGIEPLSPMEITTILDLADRYVDLNRRTVKQSDTLAGMTQINMFFENSTRTQSSFEIAGKRLGADVMNMNMATSSVKKGETLIDTAMTLNAMHPDLLVVRHGASGAVNLLASKVNCAVLNAGDGRHEHPTQALLDALTIRRAKGRIDRLTIAICGDVAHSRVARSNLILLGKMGNNLRLIGPPTLMPSGFAELGATIIEDMREGLKGADVVMMLRLQKERMDGGFIPSMREYYHRYGLDAEKLAYAKPDAIVMHPGPMNRGVEIDGEIADDINRSVIQDQVEMGVAVRMACMDLLARNLRSERGRRIAESYV; encoded by the coding sequence ATGGCTTTCCATGCCCGCCACCTTCTCGGGATCGAGCCGCTCTCGCCCATGGAGATCACCACCATCCTCGATCTCGCCGACCGCTATGTCGATCTGAACCGCCGCACGGTGAAACAGTCGGACACCCTGGCGGGGATGACGCAGATCAACATGTTTTTCGAGAACTCGACCCGCACGCAGTCAAGTTTCGAAATCGCGGGCAAGCGCCTTGGCGCCGATGTGATGAACATGAATATGGCGACCTCCTCGGTGAAAAAGGGCGAGACGCTGATCGACACCGCGATGACGCTGAACGCGATGCATCCCGATCTGCTGGTGGTGCGGCACGGCGCCTCGGGCGCGGTCAATCTTCTGGCGTCCAAGGTGAATTGCGCGGTGCTGAACGCGGGCGACGGGCGGCATGAACACCCGACCCAGGCGCTTTTGGATGCGCTGACGATCCGCCGGGCCAAGGGGCGGATCGACCGGCTCACCATCGCGATCTGCGGCGATGTCGCCCATAGTCGCGTTGCGCGCTCGAACCTGATCCTTCTGGGCAAGATGGGCAATAACCTGCGCCTGATCGGGCCGCCGACGCTGATGCCCTCGGGCTTTGCCGAACTGGGCGCGACGATCATCGAGGATATGCGCGAGGGCCTGAAAGGCGCCGATGTGGTGATGATGCTGCGGCTTCAGAAAGAGCGGATGGATGGCGGCTTCATTCCCTCGATGCGGGAATATTACCACCGCTACGGGCTCGATGCCGAGAAACTGGCCTATGCCAAACCGGATGCCATCGTGATGCATCCGGGGCCGATGAACCGGGGCGTCGAGATCGATGGCGAGATTGCCGATGACATCAACCGCTCGGTGATCCAGGACCAGGTCGAGATGGGGGTCGCGGTGCGGATGGCCTGTATGGATCTGCTGGCGCGCAATCTGCGCAGCGAGCGCGGCCGCCGGATCGCCGAGAGCTATGTCTGA
- the plsY gene encoding glycerol-3-phosphate 1-O-acyltransferase PlsY: protein MPDFVTGRETLILVAILAYLLGSVPFGVLITRAMGLGDLRQIGSGNIGATNVLRTGNKAAALATLLLDGGKGALAVILARSWAGAEDAAQVAALAAFLGHLFPVWSGFRGGKGVATFLGILLALAPPVGILTCLTWLIGAIATRMSSAAALIAAALTPLWVLVAGMQDMPVWIASPGAGRMLILVVLLTVLIYIRHTANLKRIKSGTEPKIGGKKA from the coding sequence ATGCCGGATTTTGTAACCGGGCGTGAGACGCTGATTCTGGTGGCCATCCTGGCCTATCTGCTGGGATCGGTGCCGTTTGGGGTGCTGATCACCCGCGCGATGGGCCTTGGCGACCTGCGTCAGATCGGGTCGGGGAATATCGGCGCGACCAATGTTCTCAGAACCGGCAACAAGGCGGCGGCGTTGGCGACATTGCTGCTCGATGGCGGCAAGGGCGCGCTGGCGGTTATCCTGGCGCGGAGCTGGGCTGGTGCGGAAGATGCCGCCCAGGTCGCAGCGCTGGCGGCTTTCCTTGGCCATCTCTTTCCGGTCTGGAGCGGCTTTCGCGGCGGCAAAGGGGTTGCGACCTTCCTTGGGATCCTGCTGGCGCTGGCGCCGCCGGTCGGCATTCTGACCTGCCTGACCTGGCTGATCGGCGCGATTGCGACCCGGATGTCCTCGGCGGCTGCCCTGATCGCAGCGGCCCTGACGCCGCTTTGGGTGCTGGTCGCCGGGATGCAAGACATGCCGGTCTGGATTGCCTCACCCGGTGCGGGGCGGATGCTGATCCTCGTCGTGCTGCTGACGGTGCTGATCTATATCCGCCACACCGCCAATCTGAAGCGGATCAAATCCGGGACCGAGCCGAAGATCGGCGGGAAGAAGGCCTGA
- a CDS encoding LysR family transcriptional regulator: MARIPSTQALRALESFARHGTVWQAADELNLTRSAVSHQLRLLERDLGFRLTSRIGTRVELTPQGQAYATDIRRALSMIAGSATRNAARG, encoded by the coding sequence ATGGCCCGTATCCCCTCGACCCAGGCGTTGCGCGCGCTGGAAAGCTTTGCCCGCCATGGCACGGTCTGGCAGGCGGCGGATGAGCTGAACCTGACCCGCAGTGCGGTCAGCCATCAGCTGCGGCTGCTGGAGCGCGATCTCGGCTTTCGTCTGACCAGCCGCATCGGCACAAGGGTCGAGCTGACGCCGCAGGGCCAGGCCTATGCCACAGATATCCGCCGCGCGCTGTCGATGATTGCGGGATCGGCCACGCGCAATGCAGCGCGGGGGTGA
- a CDS encoding dimethylarginine dimethylaminohydrolase family protein — MNVQTKPEPFSLQRRKAGGGTAPLANWGFANETDRLTDVLLGDPAYLRHMATSSLSRKHLRENPCNIQEAQAQHKELKAAYESFGVRVHTVPPEAELPMQVYTRDSSVMTPYGAVITAMSQPWRRGENYAAIRHYESLGIPIYDMVTAGTFEGGDFNVIEEGVLLVGCGGARTNEDGARQVAGWFEEEGWEVRLAFIDEYYVHIDLMVVPIAPKLTAVCLACTEPAIVDWLKAKGHEIIDVPFQDTMALGCNFMSLGGDRIIAPQVSQTLIGQLKARGFDVAVVDTAEISKTGGGIHCMAQALKREG; from the coding sequence ATGAACGTGCAAACGAAGCCTGAACCCTTTTCCCTCCAGCGCCGCAAGGCAGGTGGCGGCACCGCGCCGCTGGCGAATTGGGGCTTTGCGAATGAGACTGACCGCCTGACCGATGTGCTTTTGGGCGATCCGGCCTATCTGCGTCATATGGCAACCTCGTCGCTGTCGCGCAAACATCTGCGCGAAAACCCCTGCAACATCCAGGAGGCCCAGGCGCAGCATAAAGAGCTGAAAGCGGCCTATGAGAGCTTTGGCGTTCGCGTACATACCGTGCCGCCCGAGGCGGAACTCCCGATGCAGGTCTATACCCGCGATTCGTCCGTGATGACCCCATACGGCGCCGTGATCACCGCCATGAGCCAGCCCTGGCGGCGCGGCGAGAACTATGCCGCCATCCGCCATTACGAGAGCCTCGGCATCCCTATCTATGACATGGTCACCGCCGGCACCTTCGAGGGCGGCGATTTCAACGTGATCGAGGAAGGCGTGCTGCTGGTCGGATGCGGTGGCGCGCGCACCAATGAAGATGGCGCCCGCCAGGTGGCAGGCTGGTTCGAGGAGGAGGGCTGGGAGGTCCGCCTCGCCTTTATCGACGAATATTACGTCCATATCGACCTGATGGTGGTGCCGATCGCACCGAAACTCACCGCCGTCTGCCTCGCCTGCACCGAGCCCGCAATTGTCGACTGGCTGAAGGCGAAAGGCCATGAGATCATCGATGTACCCTTCCAGGACACGATGGCGCTTGGCTGCAATTTCATGAGCCTTGGCGGGGATCGCATCATCGCGCCCCAGGTCTCGCAAACCCTGATCGGTCAGCTGAAAGCGCGCGGCTTTGACGTGGCCGTGGTCGATACGGCGGAAATCTCGAAAACCGGCGGCGGCATCCATTGCATGGCCCAGGCACTGAAACGCGAGGGCTGA
- the moaB gene encoding molybdenum cofactor biosynthesis protein B, producing the protein MTEREFIPTRIAVLTVSDTRSLAEDRSGETLVARLEAAGHILAARAIVTDDRARIAAQLSAWIADPDVDVVISTGGTGLTGRDVTVEAHHDVYEKEITAFSTVFTIVSMQKIGTSAVQSRACAGVAGGTYLFALPGSTGACKDAWDEILVKQLDYRHGPCNFVEIFPRLEEHKRRK; encoded by the coding sequence ATGACCGAAAGAGAGTTCATTCCCACCCGCATCGCCGTGCTGACCGTGTCTGACACCCGCAGCCTGGCCGAGGACCGGTCCGGCGAGACGCTGGTGGCGCGTCTGGAAGCGGCGGGCCATATCCTCGCCGCACGCGCCATTGTCACCGATGACCGCGCGCGGATCGCGGCGCAGCTCAGCGCCTGGATCGCCGACCCCGATGTGGATGTGGTGATCTCGACCGGCGGCACCGGGCTGACCGGGCGCGATGTGACCGTCGAGGCGCATCATGACGTCTATGAAAAGGAAATCACCGCCTTTTCCACGGTCTTCACCATTGTCTCGATGCAAAAGATCGGCACTTCCGCCGTGCAAAGCCGCGCCTGCGCGGGGGTTGCGGGCGGCACCTATCTCTTCGCGCTGCCGGGCTCGACCGGTGCTTGCAAGGACGCCTGGGACGAGATCCTCGTCAAACAGCTCGACTACCGCCACGGCCCCTGCAACTTCGTGGAAATTTTCCCGCGACTCGAGGAACACAAGCGGCGCAAGTGA
- a CDS encoding LysE family translocator, whose amino-acid sequence MFPVDAVTLLAFLPAALALNLTPGADMMFVLAQGLKGGARAGMAANLGIALGCFVHVLIAGLGLAALLKAHPLAFEVIRWGGVGYLLWLAVRSWNAGRPEIASVARAPAARVFREALVVNLLNPKVALFILAFLPQFVTASKPVLPQFLALGVIICVGGLVINGAVGIFAGRLGRALLGSDRLARGMNRATGGIFAALALRLAVMERAA is encoded by the coding sequence ATGTTTCCCGTTGATGCTGTGACATTGCTGGCCTTCCTCCCTGCCGCGCTGGCACTGAACCTCACGCCAGGGGCGGATATGATGTTCGTGCTTGCCCAGGGCCTGAAGGGCGGCGCGCGTGCGGGCATGGCGGCCAATCTCGGCATCGCGCTTGGCTGTTTCGTGCATGTTCTGATCGCCGGGCTGGGGCTGGCGGCGCTCCTGAAAGCGCATCCGTTGGCTTTTGAGGTGATCCGCTGGGGCGGTGTCGGCTATCTCTTGTGGCTGGCCGTCAGATCCTGGAATGCGGGGCGACCCGAGATCGCATCTGTCGCCCGCGCGCCCGCAGCCAGGGTGTTTCGCGAGGCGCTGGTGGTCAATCTGCTGAACCCGAAAGTGGCACTGTTCATCCTTGCCTTCCTGCCGCAATTCGTGACGGCGTCAAAGCCGGTTCTGCCGCAATTTCTGGCCCTTGGGGTGATCATCTGCGTCGGCGGCCTCGTGATCAATGGCGCGGTCGGGATCTTTGCCGGGCGCCTCGGGCGGGCGCTGCTCGGATCGGACCGGCTGGCGCGGGGCATGAACCGCGCGACCGGCGGCATTTTTGCAGCGCTTGCCCTGCGCCTTGCCGTGATGGAGCGTGCCGCATGA
- a CDS encoding uracil-DNA glycosylase, producing MGIETGIMAGAAEPDGAGPDPAAFAAAVAADWNASYAALDWQLDCGIDEVIGEAPVNRYEVVIEKPVRAAAPAATARGQNPTRQNAVSQTYDPSPEPQIDPVAVASATAASATTLEALETAIRGFDLCDLKRGARNTVFADGNPKARVLILGEAPGREEDIEGRPFVGEAGRLLDRMFGAIGLTRQSPDPAASFYITNVMPWRPEGNRDPSPAEIAMLRPFVERHIALADPDVIVVMGNTPLVALTGNRGILRARGSWTTALDKPLLPMTHPAYLLRTPAAKREAWADLLALRAFLDKG from the coding sequence ATGGGAATCGAAACCGGGATCATGGCAGGGGCGGCGGAACCGGATGGCGCAGGGCCGGACCCGGCGGCATTTGCCGCAGCCGTGGCCGCTGATTGGAATGCCTCTTACGCCGCGCTGGACTGGCAGCTGGACTGCGGCATCGACGAGGTGATCGGCGAGGCACCCGTCAACCGCTATGAGGTTGTGATCGAAAAGCCGGTCCGCGCAGCAGCCCCCGCAGCCACGGCGCGCGGCCAGAACCCAACCCGCCAGAACGCCGTCTCTCAGACTTACGACCCATCGCCCGAGCCGCAGATTGATCCGGTTGCGGTCGCCAGCGCCACAGCCGCCTCGGCCACCACGCTGGAGGCGCTGGAAACAGCCATTCGCGGCTTTGATCTGTGCGATCTGAAACGCGGCGCCCGCAACACGGTCTTTGCCGATGGCAATCCGAAGGCACGGGTTCTGATCCTCGGCGAGGCGCCGGGCCGCGAAGAGGATATCGAGGGACGCCCCTTTGTGGGCGAGGCCGGAAGGCTTCTGGACCGCATGTTCGGCGCCATCGGCCTGACCCGCCAGAGCCCCGATCCGGCCGCCTCTTTCTACATCACCAATGTCATGCCCTGGCGCCCCGAAGGCAATCGCGACCCCAGCCCGGCCGAGATCGCCATGCTGCGCCCCTTTGTCGAACGCCATATCGCGCTGGCTGACCCGGATGTGATCGTGGTCATGGGCAATACGCCGCTTGTCGCGCTGACCGGCAATCGCGGCATCCTGCGCGCGCGGGGCAGCTGGACGACCGCGCTGGACAAGCCGCTTTTGCCGATGACACATCCGGCTTATCTTTTGCGCACCCCCGCCGCCAAGCGCGAGGCCTGGGCCGATCTGCTCGCTTTGCGGGCCTTTCTCGACAAGGGATGA
- a CDS encoding amidohydrolase — MSQLSAAQSTALASVTARAAEHSDWCATIFSYGETAWREYRSCAWYVEKLRAEGFDVEEGSAGMPTAFCATWSNGPESAGAPVIGMYAEYDAVPGNCQAASTRREPREGLGYQAGGHTDPHSGLGIAGLAGLLATKAAMEKHGIKGGLRFTGEPAEKVRGSKPIHAAKGYYDGLAAILSFHPFYMLPMCNTVRWNTHCGAAYAMIYRFICDEPQNWGAHAPYAKDGAPIPQSHSAVRAPGANDALNLMFLTSKSLRDSMLPHQGGWSISEAILTAGQATADNLPAGLAEIQYMMRVPTLAMAEAVTAALDRNAEHAAAMTGCRVEKHWVCKSRPGLANHAIANVVWEAMQATGAPAWGEAAKDIAREIQSGLGLTPMAEPFIPEMTRLIAPQEAERILREDLPPSQANSTSDDYTDMTWHAPTARFYIARPALSAPKGYVYPSWVMNALGGIPETIDPMVQTAAGVLALSALRILEDAETRAAMWAEFETRRAAAPIPPLCDYDPPIHFRWPEYVTTPRGRDWWIPSTMPGA; from the coding sequence ATGTCTCAGCTTTCCGCCGCCCAGTCCACCGCCCTTGCCAGCGTCACAGCCCGTGCAGCCGAGCATTCGGACTGGTGTGCCACGATCTTTTCCTATGGCGAAACCGCCTGGCGCGAATACCGTTCCTGCGCCTGGTATGTCGAAAAGCTGCGTGCCGAAGGGTTCGACGTCGAAGAGGGATCGGCGGGGATGCCGACCGCTTTTTGTGCCACCTGGTCGAACGGGCCCGAATCTGCGGGTGCCCCGGTGATCGGCATGTATGCGGAATATGACGCCGTTCCGGGCAATTGCCAGGCCGCCTCCACCCGGCGCGAGCCGCGCGAAGGCCTGGGCTATCAGGCCGGCGGCCATACCGATCCGCATTCGGGCCTCGGGATTGCCGGGCTCGCGGGGCTTCTGGCCACCAAAGCCGCGATGGAGAAACACGGCATCAAAGGCGGGCTGCGCTTTACCGGCGAACCGGCGGAAAAGGTGCGTGGCTCAAAGCCGATCCATGCCGCAAAAGGCTATTATGACGGGCTGGCGGCGATCCTCTCGTTCCACCCGTTCTACATGCTGCCGATGTGCAACACGGTGCGCTGGAACACGCATTGTGGCGCGGCCTATGCGATGATCTACCGGTTCATCTGCGATGAGCCGCAAAACTGGGGGGCGCATGCCCCCTATGCAAAAGACGGCGCGCCGATCCCGCAATCGCATTCGGCGGTACGTGCGCCCGGCGCCAATGACGCGCTGAACCTGATGTTCCTGACCTCAAAATCCCTGCGCGATTCGATGTTGCCGCATCAGGGCGGCTGGTCGATTTCCGAGGCGATCCTGACGGCAGGCCAGGCCACCGCTGACAACCTGCCCGCAGGGCTTGCCGAGATCCAGTATATGATGCGGGTGCCGACCCTTGCCATGGCCGAGGCGGTGACCGCCGCGCTGGACCGCAACGCCGAACATGCAGCGGCGATGACAGGCTGCAGGGTCGAGAAGCACTGGGTCTGCAAATCGCGCCCCGGTCTTGCGAACCACGCCATCGCAAATGTGGTCTGGGAAGCGATGCAGGCCACCGGCGCCCCTGCATGGGGCGAGGCCGCGAAAGACATCGCCCGCGAGATCCAGTCGGGTCTTGGCCTCACGCCCATGGCAGAGCCCTTCATCCCCGAGATGACCCGGCTGATCGCCCCGCAGGAGGCCGAACGGATCCTGCGCGAGGATCTGCCGCCCTCGCAGGCCAATTCCACCTCGGATGATTACACCGACATGACCTGGCACGCGCCCACCGCGCGGTTCTACATCGCGCGGCCTGCGCTGAGCGCCCCTAAGGGCTATGTCTACCCGTCCTGGGTGATGAACGCGCTTGGCGGCATCCCCGAGACCATCGACCCTATGGTGCAGACCGCCGCCGGGGTGCTGGCGCTCTCGGCGCTGCGCATCCTCGAAGATGCGGAGACCCGCGCCGCGATGTGGGCCGAATTCGAGACCCGCCGCGCCGCTGCGCCGATCCCGCCTCTTTGCGATTACGACCCGCCCATCCATTTCCGCTGGCCGGAATATGTCACCACCCCACGCGGGCGCGACTGGTGGATTCCCTCCACCATGCCAGGCGCCTGA
- a CDS encoding LysR substrate-binding domain-containing protein: protein MTGTLSVSCPPGFASSWLCGKIGGFVADFPDVTLSVQTPRRLDEVANPDVDIFITFGEGNQPGMDVELLKEVDFTPLCSPAWLNRFESMADTGALLGATLLHLGDYEDWESWFRLAGMPVEAAQNGIRFADMNLVYAAALGAQGIAMGDEFICQDAIRAGHLVRPFDLSVRSVRSYFMVVPPEKAGNPTVGAFRDWLLGELIGD, encoded by the coding sequence GTGACCGGAACGCTGTCGGTCAGCTGTCCGCCGGGCTTTGCCTCCAGCTGGCTTTGCGGCAAGATCGGCGGGTTTGTTGCGGATTTTCCGGATGTTACGCTTTCGGTGCAGACGCCGCGCCGGCTGGATGAAGTTGCGAACCCCGATGTCGATATTTTCATCACCTTTGGTGAAGGCAACCAGCCCGGGATGGATGTCGAGCTGTTGAAAGAGGTGGATTTCACGCCGCTTTGCAGCCCGGCCTGGCTGAACCGCTTTGAATCGATGGCGGATACCGGCGCGCTTCTGGGCGCCACTTTGCTGCATCTGGGCGATTACGAGGATTGGGAAAGCTGGTTCCGCCTTGCCGGTATGCCGGTCGAAGCGGCGCAGAATGGCATCCGTTTTGCCGATATGAACCTGGTTTACGCGGCAGCGCTTGGCGCCCAGGGCATCGCGATGGGCGATGAGTTCATCTGCCAGGATGCGATCCGCGCCGGCCATCTGGTCAGGCCCTTTGACCTTTCGGTACGTTCGGTCCGATCCTATTTCATGGTCGTACCACCGGAAAAGGCGGGCAACCCGACGGTCGGGGCCTTTCGGGACTGGCTTCTGGGCGAGCTGATCGGAGATTGA
- the pyrC gene encoding dihydroorotase: protein MTILHFTNARLIDPETLSDTTGSLTVVDGLIAEPAKKLPKGAVTIDCGGKCLAPGIVDWGVKIGEPGERHRESFRSAGLAAAAGGVTTVIARPDTLPAIDTPEVLEFVTRRAAEAAPVRIRHMAALTKGRLGHEMTEIGFLLDAGALAFTDAFHVSTDTRALSRALTYARSLGALVVGHPQEPALSKGGAATSGKFASFRGIPAVSPIAERMGLERDLALVEMTRARYHADQITTAHALPALARAKAAGLDVTAGTSIHHLTLNELDLGDYRTFFKLTPPLRSEEDRQAIIAALADGLIDVIASFHTPADEESKRLPFEEAAPGAVALETILPAAMRLYHAGHLSLPQIFRAMALNPANRLGLPQGRLSVSAPADLVLFDPDAPFLMNRFTLQSKSKNTPFDGARMEGRVLASWVGGREVFRSSI from the coding sequence ATGACCATCCTTCATTTCACCAATGCCCGCCTGATCGACCCCGAAACGCTGAGCGATACGACGGGCAGCCTGACCGTGGTGGATGGCCTGATCGCCGAGCCCGCGAAGAAACTGCCGAAAGGCGCGGTCACCATTGATTGCGGCGGCAAATGCCTCGCCCCCGGGATCGTCGACTGGGGCGTCAAGATCGGTGAGCCGGGCGAGCGCCACCGTGAAAGTTTCCGCTCGGCGGGCCTTGCGGCTGCGGCGGGGGGCGTGACCACGGTGATCGCGCGGCCCGACACGCTGCCCGCGATCGACACGCCCGAAGTGCTGGAATTCGTCACACGGCGCGCCGCCGAGGCCGCCCCGGTCCGCATCCGCCATATGGCGGCACTGACCAAGGGGCGTCTTGGCCATGAGATGACCGAGATCGGCTTTTTGCTGGATGCGGGCGCACTGGCCTTCACGGATGCCTTCCATGTCTCGACCGATACCCGCGCGCTGAGCCGTGCCCTGACCTATGCGCGTTCGCTTGGCGCGCTGGTCGTGGGCCATCCACAGGAACCCGCGCTCTCAAAGGGCGGCGCCGCGACTTCCGGCAAATTCGCGAGCTTCCGCGGCATTCCGGCGGTTTCGCCCATTGCGGAACGGATGGGGCTGGAACGCGATCTTGCGCTCGTCGAGATGACCCGCGCCCGCTATCACGCCGATCAGATCACCACCGCGCATGCCCTTCCCGCGCTGGCGCGGGCAAAGGCGGCAGGTCTGGATGTCACTGCAGGCACCTCGATCCACCATCTGACGCTGAATGAGCTGGATCTGGGTGATTACCGCACCTTCTTTAAACTGACGCCGCCCTTGCGGTCGGAGGAAGACCGTCAGGCGATCATCGCGGCGCTGGCGGATGGGCTGATCGATGTGATCGCGTCCTTCCACACGCCTGCCGATGAGGAATCGAAACGTCTGCCCTTTGAAGAGGCGGCCCCCGGCGCGGTGGCGCTTGAGACAATCCTGCCGGCCGCGATGCGGCTCTACCATGCCGGCCATCTGAGCCTGCCGCAGATCTTCCGCGCCATGGCGCTGAACCCGGCGAACCGGCTTGGCCTGCCGCAGGGCAGGCTCTCGGTCTCGGCCCCGGCGGATCTGGTGCTGTTTGATCCGGATGCGCCTTTCCTGATGAACCGCTTTACGCTGCAATCGAAATCGAAGAATACGCCCTTTGACGGGGCGCGGATGGAGGGGCGCGTGCTGGCCAGCTGGGTCGGCGGGCGCGAAGTCTTTCGCTCGTCAATCTGA